From the genome of Virgibacillus siamensis, one region includes:
- a CDS encoding YwdI family protein, with protein MAVANETIIQKMIDELNKAQGKDESGMKKHIANVQLLCDLMLEGDRAEPVDHNLSKEEMKAMIGKNSTADVKPARRVTVDDGANGESLFDF; from the coding sequence ATGGCGGTTGCAAATGAAACCATCATACAGAAAATGATTGACGAACTGAACAAGGCACAAGGTAAAGATGAAAGCGGCATGAAGAAACATATTGCCAATGTGCAGCTGCTCTGTGATCTGATGCTGGAAGGGGATAGGGCGGAACCAGTCGATCACAATCTTTCAAAAGAGGAAATGAAGGCGATGATCGGTAAAAACAGTACAGCTGATGTGAAACCAGCACGACGAGTAACAGTTGACGATGGGGCAAATGGTGAATCCTTATTTGATTTTTAA
- a CDS encoding FMN-binding glutamate synthase family protein, with protein METGLLTVLIIVLGLIIVIPLALLVRVYIHDAKQKEHSILRNYPVLGKIRYIMEKVGPEFRQYLFLNNSEGKPFHRREFEYVYKAAKYKSRMIGYGSERDFDEEGIYIVNNMFPSQREELRIDQNPKIKTKLYNIDNEKLISRKEHSEDAEINPFYLKDDDAIILGEHTVRTPFKVKGMIGQSAMSFGSLGDHAITALSKGLGMAGGTWMNTGEGSISPYHQRGDVDIIMQISPGLFGVRTRDGEFSWEEFKKRSDIDQVKAFELKLAQGAKTRGGHVDGSKVTEEIAEIRKVEPWEEINSPNRFREFDNAEGLLEFVNKLRDIGGKPVGTKIVVGDELQAESYIKAMKETGIVPDFVTVDGGNGGTGASYFELAESVGLPTFAALPLVDDLLKKYGLRDRTKIIASGQLITPDKIAMALSLGADMINIARGFMLSVGCIMAQVCHTNNCPVGVATTDPDLQKALSVEEKKYRVCNYLVALREGVFQMAAAVGIKSPTEFNRDHIVHKNRLHQITREKDLSRIS; from the coding sequence ATGGAAACAGGGTTGTTAACGGTACTGATTATAGTACTTGGTCTGATTATCGTGATTCCGCTCGCCTTACTGGTACGGGTCTATATCCACGATGCCAAACAAAAGGAACATTCTATCTTGCGGAACTATCCGGTACTGGGAAAAATCCGTTACATAATGGAAAAGGTTGGACCGGAATTCCGGCAATATTTATTCCTGAATAATAGTGAGGGAAAACCGTTTCATCGCAGGGAATTTGAATATGTGTACAAAGCGGCAAAATATAAAAGCCGGATGATCGGGTATGGTTCGGAACGTGACTTTGATGAGGAAGGAATATACATTGTCAACAACATGTTTCCAAGTCAGCGGGAAGAGCTCCGGATTGACCAGAATCCGAAAATAAAAACAAAGCTGTACAACATTGATAATGAAAAATTGATTAGTCGCAAAGAACATAGTGAGGATGCTGAAATCAATCCGTTTTATTTAAAAGACGATGATGCGATTATTCTGGGTGAACATACTGTGCGCACCCCGTTTAAGGTTAAAGGAATGATTGGACAATCCGCAATGAGTTTCGGTTCACTTGGAGATCATGCCATCACTGCACTCTCCAAAGGACTTGGTATGGCCGGCGGAACATGGATGAACACAGGGGAAGGAAGCATTTCCCCATACCATCAAAGAGGGGACGTCGACATTATTATGCAGATCAGTCCGGGACTTTTCGGTGTCCGGACCAGAGACGGGGAATTCTCCTGGGAGGAATTTAAAAAGCGGAGTGACATTGATCAGGTTAAAGCATTTGAATTAAAGCTCGCACAAGGTGCCAAAACGCGCGGCGGTCATGTTGACGGGAGTAAGGTGACAGAGGAAATCGCTGAAATCCGTAAAGTGGAGCCGTGGGAGGAAATTAACAGTCCAAACCGATTCCGTGAATTTGATAATGCAGAAGGACTGCTTGAATTTGTAAACAAGCTGCGGGATATTGGCGGTAAGCCTGTCGGGACAAAAATTGTTGTCGGTGATGAGCTTCAGGCAGAGTCTTACATTAAGGCAATGAAGGAAACAGGCATTGTACCGGACTTCGTTACTGTTGACGGTGGTAATGGCGGTACAGGCGCGTCGTATTTTGAACTTGCTGAATCTGTTGGGCTGCCGACATTTGCAGCATTGCCACTTGTGGACGATTTACTGAAAAAATACGGACTTCGCGACCGGACAAAAATCATTGCATCCGGGCAGTTGATTACACCGGATAAAATTGCTATGGCGCTTTCCCTGGGTGCGGATATGATTAATATTGCCAGAGGATTTATGCTGTCGGTCGGCTGTATCATGGCACAAGTTTGCCATACAAATAATTGTCCCGTTGGTGTGGCGACAACCGATCCGGATTTGCAGAAGGCATTAAGTGTGGAAGAAAAGAAATATCGCGTTTGCAATTATCTGGTTGCGCTCCGTGAAGGTGTGTTTCAAATGGCTGCAGCGGTTGGCATCAAAAGTCCGACAGAATTTAACCGCGATCACATTGTTCATAAAAACCGTCTGCATCAAATTACAAGAGAAAAAGACCTATCCCGAATAAGCTAA
- a CDS encoding phasin family protein, with the protein MSDFLKKGFLLGLGAAVSGKERLDKKLKELVEKNELTQEQARTVMRNFVEKGEMKTEEWSTKQTEQTQEFAADLGLATKDDIHELQERIAALESKLKEQ; encoded by the coding sequence ATGAGTGACTTTTTAAAGAAAGGATTTTTGCTCGGTCTCGGAGCTGCTGTCAGCGGTAAGGAAAGGCTTGATAAAAAGCTGAAAGAGCTTGTGGAAAAGAACGAGCTGACACAGGAACAAGCACGAACGGTCATGCGCAACTTTGTTGAAAAAGGCGAGATGAAGACCGAAGAATGGAGTACGAAACAAACCGAGCAGACACAGGAATTCGCTGCAGATCTTGGGTTAGCCACCAAAGATGATATACATGAACTTCAAGAGCGGATCGCTGCATTGGAAAGCAAATTGAAGGAGCAGTGA
- a CDS encoding YjiH family protein, whose translation MQKNTYKWTDHIKVIVPSLIGIFLFMTPVVTEGGMTIPIAILSNWLQSALQDQLSAIMMIIIVVTAIMTIIAKIAGKEAFQKTPFFQQLFYVSTFWTITRVVAAVFAIMVYFKLGSEAIYGPDTGQLLLGDLLHVLFAVFLFAGLFLPLLMNFGLLDFFGTLMTKIMRPLFRLPGRSSIDSLASWVGDGTIGVLLTSKQYEDGYYTKREAAIIGTTFSVVSITFTLVVIDQVGLINMFVPFYLTVIAAGLVAALIMPRIPPLSTKANTYISEAEGDIEEKVPDEHNMLSFGYKKALDQAKTETSFYKFLKEGCQNILDMWMGVAPIVMAFGLIALMIATYTPVFTWLGLPFIPLLELMQVPYAEAASETILIGFADMFLPSIMITPIEADITRFIIAALSVTQLIYMSEVGGLLLGSKVPVSFKDLFIIFVLRTIITLPVIVLIAHFLF comes from the coding sequence ATGCAAAAGAATACCTATAAATGGACAGATCATATAAAAGTTATCGTGCCTTCGTTAATCGGTATCTTTCTGTTCATGACACCGGTCGTTACAGAGGGAGGGATGACCATCCCAATCGCGATCCTGTCTAACTGGCTGCAGTCAGCATTACAGGATCAGCTCTCAGCAATTATGATGATCATTATTGTTGTGACGGCCATTATGACAATTATTGCTAAAATTGCCGGTAAAGAGGCATTTCAAAAAACACCATTTTTTCAGCAACTTTTTTATGTGAGCACATTCTGGACCATTACACGGGTTGTCGCTGCTGTATTTGCCATCATGGTGTATTTCAAATTGGGTTCAGAGGCAATTTACGGACCGGATACCGGGCAATTGCTGCTTGGTGACCTGCTGCATGTACTGTTTGCGGTATTCCTGTTTGCAGGCCTATTTCTGCCGCTGCTGATGAACTTCGGTCTGCTGGACTTTTTTGGAACGTTAATGACGAAAATTATGCGTCCGCTGTTCCGTCTGCCGGGCCGATCATCAATTGACTCACTTGCATCATGGGTAGGTGACGGTACAATCGGTGTGCTTTTAACAAGTAAGCAGTATGAGGACGGCTATTATACGAAGCGGGAAGCAGCAATCATCGGTACTACTTTTTCCGTTGTTTCCATTACATTTACACTTGTTGTGATTGATCAGGTCGGACTTATTAATATGTTTGTTCCTTTTTATCTGACGGTCATTGCGGCCGGACTTGTTGCAGCATTGATTATGCCGCGCATCCCTCCGCTTTCCACAAAGGCAAATACGTATATTAGTGAAGCAGAAGGCGATATTGAAGAAAAGGTACCTGACGAACACAACATGCTTTCGTTTGGTTATAAAAAAGCACTTGATCAGGCAAAAACAGAGACAAGCTTTTATAAGTTTTTAAAAGAAGGCTGCCAGAACATTCTTGATATGTGGATGGGGGTTGCCCCGATTGTTATGGCATTCGGGCTGATTGCATTAATGATTGCAACCTATACACCTGTGTTTACGTGGCTCGGACTTCCGTTCATCCCGCTGCTCGAACTGATGCAGGTGCCATATGCGGAAGCGGCATCTGAAACGATTCTGATCGGTTTTGCGGACATGTTTCTGCCATCGATTATGATTACCCCGATTGAAGCGGACATTACCAGATTCATAATTGCCGCACTGTCGGTTACGCAGCTGATTTATATGTCCGAAGTCGGCGGACTGCTGCTCGGGTCGAAAGTGCCGGTTTCGTTCAAAGATCTGTTTATTATATTTGTATTGCGGACAATCATTACACTGCCGGTTATCGTATTGATTGCGCATTTTCTTTTTTAA
- a CDS encoding sugar nucleotide-binding protein — MKVCVFGANGYVGASLYQLAKEIPDAAVTGTYLEEPSLFDDLYKLDVNQPESFSEFYKETNPDVVVWSVMDGPNEHELTDQGLIHLITHLTPQTKLIYISSDFVFTEGKGPYSEEDPMSKLPDDHLYSTYANAKVKAERFITSQISNYVILRAGPIYGENKIGKLDERTDELAYHLSSGRPIAYRDDLIRTFVHVDDLAQIIKEQIQSDVTGVYHIGSGESSSFYGFMREMTERLGYNPQLVEKGSETEVVDKEVPKNTSLKTEKIKQITKLNFR, encoded by the coding sequence ATGAAAGTATGTGTATTTGGAGCAAATGGGTATGTAGGTGCATCGTTGTATCAACTGGCAAAAGAAATTCCGGATGCTGCTGTAACCGGAACATATTTGGAAGAACCGTCCTTGTTTGATGACTTATATAAACTGGATGTCAATCAACCGGAGTCTTTTTCTGAGTTCTACAAAGAAACCAATCCTGATGTGGTTGTCTGGTCTGTTATGGATGGTCCGAATGAGCATGAATTAACGGATCAAGGTCTTATACACCTGATCACGCATTTGACACCACAGACAAAATTGATTTATATTTCATCCGACTTTGTTTTTACGGAGGGAAAAGGGCCATACAGTGAAGAAGATCCAATGTCGAAACTGCCGGATGACCATCTGTACAGCACCTATGCAAATGCCAAAGTGAAAGCTGAGCGTTTTATAACAAGCCAAATATCCAATTATGTTATTTTGCGAGCCGGTCCGATTTATGGCGAAAACAAAATCGGAAAGCTGGACGAACGGACCGATGAACTTGCATATCATCTAAGTTCCGGCAGACCGATTGCTTATCGGGACGATTTGATCCGCACCTTTGTACATGTGGATGATCTGGCTCAGATCATTAAAGAGCAGATACAAAGTGATGTGACAGGTGTTTACCACATAGGTTCAGGGGAAAGCAGCAGTTTCTACGGCTTTATGCGTGAGATGACCGAGAGATTAGGTTACAACCCGCAGCTTGTGGAAAAAGGATCTGAAACAGAAGTGGTTGACAAAGAAGTTCCGAAAAATACGTCGTTAAAAACGGAAAAAATTAAACAAATAACGAAACTGAATTTTCGCTGA
- a CDS encoding acyltransferase family protein: MNRNAYFDNAKLFLIFLVVFGHLIQPFTDGSHGMNTMYLWIYTFHMPAFIFLAGFFAKGSGNWKYIMNLAKKLLVPYLIFQLLYTGYYFFIGKEGWESGIFYPQWSLWFLFSLFSWHILLIAFKKIPAAAGIITAIAIGLIAGYFGDIGHTFSLSRTLVFFPFFVMGYWMTKEQVMVLKRKGFRIAAVAVLVGVAAAIYIAPEFNSGWLLASKSYGDLGLPEFGGLARLLVYATSIAMSFSALALIPQAHSKLSKLGARTLYVYLLHGFFIQLFRATNLFEVNNFMDVIGLGVIAASIVLLLSSRPIQGLSQPIIEAKASIIREAFGHRGRKSRSEY, encoded by the coding sequence ATGAACAGAAATGCGTATTTTGATAATGCGAAACTATTTTTAATATTTTTAGTTGTTTTCGGTCATTTGATCCAGCCATTTACCGATGGATCACATGGGATGAACACAATGTATCTATGGATCTATACGTTTCATATGCCTGCATTTATCTTTCTGGCAGGTTTCTTTGCAAAAGGGTCAGGAAACTGGAAATACATTATGAATCTGGCAAAAAAACTACTCGTGCCATATTTGATTTTCCAGTTATTGTACACAGGCTACTATTTCTTTATCGGAAAAGAAGGATGGGAAAGCGGGATTTTTTACCCGCAATGGTCACTTTGGTTCCTGTTCAGCCTGTTCAGTTGGCACATACTGCTGATAGCCTTTAAAAAAATCCCGGCTGCAGCAGGTATTATAACAGCAATTGCCATAGGGCTTATTGCAGGTTATTTTGGCGATATCGGCCATACATTCAGTTTGTCACGGACGCTTGTCTTCTTCCCATTTTTCGTGATGGGGTATTGGATGACGAAAGAACAGGTGATGGTGCTGAAACGGAAAGGGTTCCGAATTGCGGCAGTGGCCGTTTTAGTAGGTGTTGCGGCAGCGATTTACATTGCGCCGGAATTTAACTCCGGTTGGCTCCTGGCATCAAAATCATATGGTGATCTGGGACTTCCGGAATTCGGCGGACTGGCAAGATTGCTGGTTTATGCCACGTCAATAGCCATGTCGTTCAGTGCACTTGCACTGATTCCGCAGGCACACAGCAAATTGTCAAAACTTGGAGCGAGAACGCTTTATGTGTATTTGCTGCACGGCTTTTTCATCCAGCTTTTCCGTGCAACCAATCTGTTTGAGGTGAATAACTTCATGGACGTTATTGGACTTGGCGTTATTGCCGCTTCTATCGTATTGCTGCTTTCAAGCAGACCAATACAAGGATTGTCACAGCCAATAATTGAAGCAAAAGCGTCCATTATAAGAGAGGCCTTTGGACACCGCGGAAGGAAAAGCAGATCAGAATATTAA
- a CDS encoding M24 family metallopeptidase, producing MEQLFNTSEYHERLRQVKLQMEEQGVDVMLVTNPSNMNYLSGYDAYSFYVTQALIIIKEKDQPFWVGRRQDANGAKLTTWIDDEHIYYYTDDYLHSDTKHPMDVIAQLFKKWKQDQRRIGVEMGSYFLSAMSYETFRSWLPDATFADMTRLIGNVRMIKSNQELHYMRNAASNAEKAMHAGIDAIKKGVPENEVAADIYYAQISGAEGIDGDYPSIAPLLLSGVKSSSPHLTWSGEVFNGDEIVTIELAGVHKRYHSPLARTIKLGQPSAKEKRLGDAVTDSLNQTLNAVEPGVTCGELALVWSDAIRKHGFEKYDRLGYSVGFSYPPNWGEHTASIRQYNQTELEPNMTFHLIPGLWEEDCGVEISETFVVTENGCETLANFQRELLTKEP from the coding sequence ATGGAACAGTTGTTTAATACGTCCGAGTATCATGAGCGGCTCAGACAGGTGAAATTGCAAATGGAGGAGCAGGGTGTTGATGTAATGCTTGTGACAAATCCATCCAACATGAATTATCTGTCCGGTTATGATGCATATTCCTTCTACGTCACACAGGCACTGATCATTATTAAGGAAAAGGATCAGCCATTTTGGGTTGGAAGGAGACAGGATGCAAACGGTGCAAAATTGACAACCTGGATAGATGATGAACACATTTACTATTATACGGATGATTACTTGCATTCCGATACAAAGCACCCTATGGATGTCATTGCTCAACTTTTTAAAAAATGGAAGCAGGATCAGAGGCGGATTGGTGTCGAGATGGGCAGCTACTTTTTATCCGCGATGTCCTATGAAACATTCAGAAGCTGGCTTCCTGATGCAACATTTGCTGATATGACAAGGCTGATTGGCAATGTGCGAATGATCAAATCCAATCAGGAACTGCACTATATGCGGAACGCTGCTTCCAATGCTGAAAAAGCAATGCATGCCGGAATAGACGCGATTAAAAAGGGTGTCCCCGAAAATGAAGTTGCTGCTGATATCTACTATGCACAAATCAGCGGGGCAGAGGGGATAGACGGTGACTATCCATCAATTGCACCCTTATTGCTTTCCGGAGTTAAGTCCTCCAGTCCGCATTTGACATGGAGCGGGGAAGTGTTTAATGGTGATGAAATCGTTACGATTGAACTTGCAGGTGTACACAAACGGTACCACTCACCACTTGCCAGAACAATCAAGCTCGGTCAGCCATCTGCTAAAGAAAAACGGTTAGGTGATGCGGTTACGGATAGTCTCAATCAAACATTAAATGCGGTTGAGCCAGGGGTTACTTGCGGTGAACTTGCCCTGGTGTGGAGTGATGCCATCCGGAAACACGGTTTTGAAAAGTATGACAGACTCGGATATTCCGTCGGTTTCAGTTATCCGCCAAACTGGGGTGAACACACGGCAAGTATTCGCCAATACAACCAGACTGAACTTGAACCGAACATGACCTTTCATTTGATTCCGGGGTTATGGGAGGAAGATTGCGGCGTCGAAATCAGTGAAACATTCGTTGTCACCGAAAATGGATGTGAAACACTCGCCAATTTTCAACGTGAATTATTAACAAAAGAACCATAA
- a CDS encoding non-homologous end joining protein Ku translates to MHTMWKGTISFGLVNIPVKMHAATENKDVKLRQLHKECQAPIKYERTCPNCDREVENDEIVKAYEYAKNKFVVLDDEELAKLKKEQEDKAVEIVDFVKLEEIDPIYFEKSYYLSPGEGGGKAYGLLRSALEDTGKIGVAKMIIRSKEQLAIIRIYKNTLVVETIHYPDEVRNVQDVPNVPEETKTEEKELDTAKMLIDQLTTEFDPEKYKDDYRTALLELIEEKKNQDEVTTTAEKPKPDNVTNLMDALEASLDRAKKDKPKTKKKTTTTRKKKTGT, encoded by the coding sequence ATGCACACCATGTGGAAAGGCACTATCAGCTTTGGACTTGTGAACATCCCGGTAAAGATGCATGCTGCCACAGAAAACAAAGATGTCAAGTTAAGGCAGCTCCATAAAGAATGTCAGGCACCGATTAAATATGAACGCACATGTCCGAATTGTGACCGTGAAGTGGAGAATGATGAAATTGTTAAAGCGTATGAGTATGCAAAAAATAAATTCGTTGTTCTGGATGATGAAGAGCTTGCTAAATTGAAAAAGGAGCAGGAAGATAAGGCAGTTGAGATTGTAGACTTCGTAAAGCTTGAGGAAATCGATCCGATTTATTTTGAAAAAAGCTACTACCTGTCTCCTGGAGAGGGCGGCGGAAAAGCGTATGGGCTGCTGCGATCAGCTTTGGAAGACACGGGAAAAATCGGCGTTGCCAAAATGATAATTCGTTCGAAAGAGCAGTTGGCGATTATCCGGATTTATAAAAACACGCTGGTTGTCGAGACAATCCATTACCCGGATGAAGTACGGAATGTCCAGGACGTTCCGAATGTCCCGGAGGAAACAAAAACAGAAGAAAAAGAGCTGGACACTGCTAAAATGCTGATTGATCAGCTGACAACTGAATTCGATCCGGAAAAATATAAAGACGATTACCGCACGGCCCTGCTTGAATTAATCGAGGAAAAGAAAAATCAGGATGAGGTTACAACCACAGCCGAAAAACCAAAACCCGACAATGTCACCAATCTTATGGACGCACTCGAAGCATCCCTTGACCGCGCCAAAAAAGACAAACCCAAAACCAAAAAGAAAACCACAACCACCCGCAAAAAGAAAACAGGAACATGA
- a CDS encoding DNA ligase D, with translation MKLMKPIASTKIPRGNDWVYEVKYDGFRCVLVWEADSVKLISRNDTDLSGNFPEIIAYCRDKQELIADLLPLTLDGELVVLNNAYQANFGLIQKRGRLGKKDAIRAAAQMRPACLMVFDLLHQKDNTDFNTRKKHLAAVMERIGTSGRLRYIPFHKDPDALWREIFEHKAEGMVAKKRTSAYGNEKQHRDWYKIKNWRTITVFLTFYNPGNGYFTAAVYDNETIHEVGKCKHGHDHEQLDTLKDLFLSKGKKEDGGYRLPPAICASLHTLDLHGGEIREPEFVQLLPEMAVDTCTWKKLQQDLAMLPKEIEPSHTDKIFWPEPGLTKGDLLVYMREIAPYMLPFLCKRRLTVIRCPDGVHDKSFFQKHLPEYAPEYIQEIEAGDEVFFSCEDLRSLTWFSNHGAIEFHVPFQKIGNDHPCEIVFDLDPPGREAFPLAIKAAELLKEMLDGLELTSFVKTSGGKGLQVHIPIPANSLTYDETAIFTQAIAWTIERGYPDSFTTERLKEKRGNRLYIDYVQHGKDKTLISPYSPRKTADASVSAPLFWEEVRDGLTPDLFTIENAVERVKKNGCPFDGYWEAGERQKMDKLLKLIR, from the coding sequence ATGAAATTAATGAAGCCGATTGCCAGTACTAAGATCCCGCGCGGAAATGACTGGGTTTATGAAGTGAAATATGATGGCTTTCGCTGCGTTCTGGTTTGGGAAGCGGATTCCGTGAAACTTATCAGCCGGAATGATACAGATTTAAGTGGAAATTTCCCGGAAATTATTGCCTACTGCCGGGATAAACAGGAGCTTATTGCGGATTTGCTGCCGCTCACGCTGGACGGGGAACTGGTTGTACTTAACAACGCATACCAGGCCAATTTTGGTTTAATTCAAAAGCGCGGCAGGCTCGGAAAAAAAGATGCCATCCGTGCAGCTGCACAGATGCGTCCGGCATGTTTGATGGTATTTGATTTACTTCATCAAAAAGATAACACCGATTTCAATACACGAAAAAAACATCTGGCAGCGGTTATGGAGCGGATTGGAACAAGCGGGCGTCTCCGATATATTCCTTTCCATAAGGATCCGGATGCATTGTGGCGGGAGATTTTTGAGCATAAAGCAGAAGGAATGGTTGCCAAAAAACGGACCAGTGCATACGGAAATGAAAAACAGCATCGTGACTGGTATAAAATTAAAAACTGGCGGACCATTACCGTATTTTTGACGTTTTACAATCCCGGAAACGGATATTTTACAGCAGCAGTTTATGATAATGAAACAATTCACGAAGTCGGTAAGTGTAAGCATGGGCACGATCATGAACAATTGGACACCTTGAAAGATTTATTTTTATCCAAAGGTAAGAAAGAGGATGGCGGCTACCGGCTGCCGCCTGCTATTTGTGCATCCTTACATACACTGGATTTGCATGGCGGGGAAATACGTGAACCGGAATTCGTGCAGCTTTTGCCCGAAATGGCTGTCGATACCTGCACATGGAAGAAACTGCAGCAGGACCTCGCCATGCTGCCAAAGGAGATTGAACCTTCCCATACAGACAAAATTTTTTGGCCGGAGCCCGGTTTAACAAAAGGAGATCTGCTTGTATACATGCGGGAAATTGCACCATATATGCTCCCGTTTCTTTGCAAGCGGCGTCTGACAGTGATCCGCTGTCCTGATGGCGTTCATGACAAATCTTTTTTCCAAAAACATCTTCCGGAATATGCGCCAGAATATATACAGGAAATTGAAGCAGGAGATGAAGTGTTTTTCAGTTGTGAAGATTTACGTTCCTTAACCTGGTTTTCCAACCATGGGGCAATTGAATTCCATGTGCCCTTTCAAAAAATTGGCAATGATCATCCGTGCGAAATTGTATTTGATCTTGATCCGCCCGGCAGAGAAGCCTTTCCTCTTGCTATTAAGGCAGCAGAATTGTTGAAAGAGATGCTTGATGGCCTGGAACTTACTTCATTTGTGAAAACATCTGGCGGAAAAGGGCTGCAGGTCCATATTCCAATCCCCGCCAACAGTCTGACATATGATGAAACTGCCATTTTCACACAAGCAATTGCATGGACCATTGAACGCGGTTATCCTGATTCATTCACAACGGAGCGGCTGAAAGAAAAGCGTGGCAACAGACTTTATATTGATTATGTACAACATGGAAAAGATAAAACATTGATTAGCCCCTACTCCCCGCGTAAAACCGCAGATGCTTCAGTTTCTGCACCATTGTTTTGGGAGGAAGTACGAGATGGACTGACGCCGGATTTATTTACAATTGAAAATGCTGTTGAGCGTGTTAAAAAAAATGGATGTCCATTTGATGGTTATTGGGAAGCCGGAGAAAGACAGAAAATGGATAAGCTGCTGAAGCTGATCCGGTAG
- a CDS encoding L-cystine transporter: protein MDTLYVVINIAMLLAVVGLLIYMQKKHFSFSKRVFTGLGMGIVLGAILQMIYGAESEVLSQTGAWYDIVGRGYVSLLMMIVVPLVMVSIIQSIINLEKSSDLGKMSAWIIGILVGTAMIAAAVGIGSAALFDLNADQIDAGQAENERGQMLESTLGEVEDMSTPEKILSFIPTNIFQDMTQQRPTSVIAIVIFSIIVGIAVLGLRRKNPEQAETFTKIVNSFYAVVMRIVTLILRLTPFGILALIANMAATTDIAGILELGKFVIASYVALIVMFIIHLVLVGLFGLNPLIYLKKVMPVLGFAFSSRSSAGTIPLNIQAQKNSLGVDSGIANMSASFGATIGQNGCAGIYPAMLAVMIAPSVGIDPFTPEFLIKLVLIVGISSFGVAGVGGGATFAALIVLSSMGLPVALAGLLISIEALIDMGRTALNVNDAMLTGTLTSRILKKLNLKTYNDKTAIEQEISA from the coding sequence TTGGATACATTATATGTTGTTATTAACATTGCTATGCTGCTTGCGGTGGTTGGTTTACTCATTTACATGCAGAAGAAGCATTTTTCATTCAGTAAAAGAGTGTTCACCGGTTTAGGCATGGGGATTGTGCTTGGTGCCATCCTGCAGATGATCTATGGTGCTGAATCGGAAGTGTTAAGTCAGACAGGAGCATGGTACGACATTGTTGGAAGAGGCTATGTCAGTTTGCTGATGATGATCGTTGTTCCGCTTGTAATGGTATCGATTATTCAGTCAATTATTAACTTGGAAAAGTCATCTGATCTTGGTAAAATGTCTGCCTGGATTATCGGCATTCTCGTGGGAACTGCCATGATTGCTGCGGCTGTAGGGATTGGAAGTGCGGCACTATTTGATTTAAATGCCGATCAGATTGATGCCGGGCAGGCAGAAAACGAGCGTGGGCAAATGCTGGAGTCAACACTGGGTGAAGTGGAAGATATGTCCACACCTGAAAAAATTCTAAGCTTTATTCCAACGAACATTTTTCAGGATATGACCCAACAGCGGCCAACATCGGTAATTGCAATTGTTATTTTTTCCATTATTGTGGGTATCGCCGTTCTTGGATTACGGCGAAAAAACCCGGAACAGGCTGAAACTTTTACAAAAATTGTTAATTCGTTTTATGCAGTAGTCATGCGGATTGTAACGTTGATTCTGCGCTTAACACCATTCGGCATTCTTGCGCTGATTGCAAATATGGCAGCAACGACTGATATTGCCGGTATACTTGAACTTGGTAAGTTTGTCATTGCTTCCTATGTCGCATTGATTGTCATGTTTATTATTCATTTAGTGTTAGTCGGGCTATTTGGGTTGAACCCTTTGATATACCTGAAAAAAGTAATGCCAGTACTAGGTTTCGCATTCTCATCCCGGTCCAGTGCCGGTACGATTCCATTAAATATCCAGGCACAGAAAAATTCACTCGGTGTTGATTCGGGAATTGCCAACATGTCCGCATCTTTTGGTGCAACCATCGGTCAAAACGGGTGTGCCGGGATTTATCCGGCTATGCTTGCGGTTATGATCGCACCTTCAGTTGGCATTGATCCCTTCACACCGGAATTTCTGATCAAATTAGTGCTGATTGTCGGCATTAGTTCATTCGGTGTTGCCGGGGTTGGTGGCGGAGCAACATTTGCCGCTTTAATAGTTCTGTCATCGATGGGGCTGCCTGTTGCACTTGCGGGCTTACTAATCTCAATTGAGGCGTTGATTGACATGGGACGTACAGCATTGAACGTAAACGATGCAATGCTCACAGGTACATTGACATCCCGGATTTTGAAGAAATTAAACCTGAAAACATACAATGATAAAACTGCAATAGAACAGGAAATTTCAGCGTAA